One uncultured Desulfuromusa sp. genomic window, AAGGCGGGCACCCGGACTGACGTGAACTGAGTCACCTAATCTGCAGTCATGATCAACACTGCTGCAAGTATTAAGAATCGCACCAGCGCCAATAGTTGTTCCAGCATTTACCACCACTCCCGCCATGACCACAGAACCAGATCCAAGAGCGACATATCGACTTAACGTTGCCGAGGGGTGGACCAAAGCCACCAAGGGAGCATCTAAATCCTTTAGCTCCATCAATTTACTGTTCCGTATTTCGTTATTGCCGATTGCGACAACAACACCATCGTAATTTTTTAATTGTGAAATTAACGCTTCGGTATTTCCGACAACTTCCCAAGCACCATTTTTCTTAGTTTTCGGCCAGGCATCGTCGTAAAACTCTATACTCTGCCAACCGCAACACTCAGCAATATCGGCAACAACCTTGCCATGCCCACTGGCTCCAAGAATGGCTAAACGTGTCATTTTTTAGTACCTGTAAACTTTGGCATTGTCGCCTCACCTTCGGCGCTGATTC contains:
- a CDS encoding acetyltransferase is translated as MTRLAILGASGHGKVVADIAECCGWQSIEFYDDAWPKTKKNGAWEVVGNTEALISQLKNYDGVVVAIGNNEIRNSKLMELKDLDAPLVALVHPSATLSRYVALGSGSVVMAGVVVNAGTTIGAGAILNTCSSVDHDCRLGDSVHVSPGARLAGGVCLGDRSWVGIGASIRHGITIGSNVMVGAGAAVVNNLPNDVTALGVPAKIKQ